Genomic DNA from Nymphalis io chromosome 5, ilAglIoxx1.1, whole genome shotgun sequence:
CAGACTTCCCAAGATTAGAATTTCTCTTTCGCATTGATTTTCCCACCCGTTTATCCTCCACAGTTGCGTATCTTGCTCACGTAGCaagttatatgaaatttattgaataaacttGTATCTACAATTTGTTTTCTACATCTCATGGCTTGAGTttctattaatgttatttaatattttacaggcAGTGGAGCGACGCGGTGAGATGATAGTACGGATTCTTGAATTGAGACAAGTTGGCAGAAATAATATAGAAGCCGCTAAGAAGTTCTTTTCTCTGCAAGTATGTGCATATAACATTCGTAAATTATCGAAAAGCACTTGTCAATtgtaatatcataatttaaaatatatttgattatcactttaaaattaaagtaagataatataatgtatggtATTATTTCCAAAGGTAGCTCCAACTTAACTTCCAAAGGTAGCGTTTTCCACACGTCACAGTCACGTCAAGTCAATATCCCTTGTAGGGTAAATTATTCATCGATATTTACATATTCTGGATTACcatttaatttcgttttaaaacaGGTAATTTTGCCTGTTCCATTGACCTGAATACTCAGCTCGTAACCGAGCAGAACGTTGAAGAGCTCACTCCAGACAGCCCTATTGTTCCTGGCCTAGATCGGTGGGAATGCGAACGCAATCTAGACTAGCATTGTTGGGATGTGCACTCTCAGTTCTTGTCCCTTGCTATGCATTGTGGGAGTCCTGCCGCATTCTGTGGTTGATTCGACTATTGCGTCTATTTGTGACTTTGCATTGCCAAACGGAGAATGCTTCGAACAAACGGTCAAATCACTCCACCACGAAACCTTAAATTAGTCACTCATGTCAACGATACCATTTAAATTGAATCTTCTACCGATGAACTGGTTCGTTTAGAAAGTGTATTTATACTTCAGAAAATTTTGTCACCAAATAGAATGATTGTGAAgctaatttgattaatatagaGTTTAAAAACTCACAGTCACTTTATACTGACTTCCAATTTTCTAACTAAAAAGGAAgtaaataaacgaaatatacTTACGTAAGTTTTAATGGTGGTTGTAAAAGGTGATTTTTTCCATACACACTATTGAAagaaatcaaaacatttttaagaataatgagATAAggtattacaattatatatacagaTGAATTGAGGAATTTGGCAAAATTGTACGGACTGAtgctaaattaatattatctatataatctacACTTTAGAATTTTTGCAAACACGACTTCGTTGCAGGACGCACGCCACATAGTTCAACTAGTGGAAATCGTCAAGCGCCCTGGTCAAACCTTGGGTCTTTACATTAGAGAAGGAGATGGCGGTGCAAGGACAGATGGAGTATTTATATCCAGAATAGCTTTGGAATCGGCAGTTTACAATAGCGGGTGCCTGAAGGTTGGGGATGAGATCCTGGCCGTCAACTTAGTTGATGTCAGGCGAATGTCACTTGACGATGTAGTGATTATTATGTCAATACCACGACGTTTGTTGCTATGCACCAGACAGAGAAAAGGTatggtataaaatttaattttaaaatattatttctttaaaattaacaagctcaaactaaaataattatacgacCATTAAgagaaattaaatgtaaaatctaCGAATGcagtaaaaaagttatttaatgacaagtaaagtttaaatttaatattttattgccagGAAAATCAGGTCCTGGATCACCATCGTTACCGCGCCCTGAGCACAAACCACCACCAGTGGTGGTGTTGAAACGCGACTGCCGGGACGATGATGACAGAGATCGAGACAGGGTCGACGGACTCTATTCACAGTAAATTATATTCTgaaattaactattataaatcGAATGAGTAAATAGAATGGTGATGCGattaaaatattccaaaaaaataaatccTTTTCATTCAAACTATGTAAACTGTTACTATGTAAAATTGtctataaatagttattatttaattatcttatccTTTAGACATGGTACTCTGCGTTCAACGGGAGGTCCTGGCAGTTCTGTGCGACCTGTTGGTGATGGCAGAGAAGAGCGAAGCCGTATGCAGCTTGGAGCATTGTCGCCTGACTCAACTCCGCTAgatctatattataattcacgACCACCGTCTGATCATTCGACGTGgaggtaaatattttatcatcaaaGCCTACAGCTTTTTTAagagccgtgatggcccagtgattaaaAGTGAGTCTTAGTCGATGATTCTGAGTTCAAACCTGCACGTTAAACCTGCACGTAGTGGATGAGATCCCCATTGAATCCACGTGTATTCACCAACCtccattggagcagcatggtggagtaAGGCCACTTCTCAAAAacgagaggaggtcttagcccagtcCTTAATTTACTCAATACAGCTTTTGCACTTAAGatgtttacattaaatattttattaatattcggtGACTctgaaataatgaataatgaatggtctctcagctatgcacctggattgccagcttcctacacaagcgtagccttcgtgttttagttgatggttgcgcttcacaattctatgtagtgaatgctggggtcccccagggatctttgctatctcccacactctttcttttgcatatcaatgatatgctctctcttgggaacatacattgctatgcagacgatagtacagtgcaaatgtggataccacggacgcgcagtggctaggcgagcggaaattgaggagaggcggaaggatcttgtcattgaactcgataggacgttagagctcatcgccaaatggggctctgataatcttgttgagtttaatgccaagaaaacacagatatgcgctctcacggcgaaaaagtcaagattttcccctcttccctccctctgtggtactccgctggtgatgcaaagcaaaatcgccatgctggagattgacgttcgctgcgaccttagtccaagggattacatcgaggctgttataaaaacagcttcacggaaattCGGAGTTctaaacaaggtgcggcgctttttcacgccacaacaactgtgcctgctgtacaaaacacaggtacggtcttgcgtggaatattgctcgctcctttgggatggctccgctatgtacctacttgaggccttggaccggttgcagcgacgtgccgtacgcattattggcgacgtaaaggtcacatacacccttgaacctttacaattgcgtcgtgagatagcagcactgagcgctttctatcgactgtatcacggcgagtgctctgaggaattattctttctaattcctgcttcccccttccttcttaagtccacgcgagctggttctcgatgtcaccgcctaactgtgacatcaattccatcgcgaacaaagaaatttggcaactcctttctttgtcgcacttccaaaaaatggaattccttaccagctcacgtgttcccctcctcgtcgtcgcgtttggactctactaccacttaccatcaggtggagtagaatcatttgccctctcggcgaatataaaaaaaaaattaatattcggTCTctatgaaataattacaaatttgtcAACAGCTATCGCCCACCGCCACCTGTTATAACGGAACAGCCGAAATCATCTGCAACACATTTTGTTCCATATGAACGATCTTATCCGAACACATTAGAGAGTTTAGCAGAAAAAGTACACTCTTTCTATCCCGAAACTGGAAGGTATGTGTCACTTAACTTTAAACGACTTATAAGATTTATGTGAATAATGTAATTAACGTAAAATTTACGATTGTTATATAagcttacaaatatattttaattatagcacTCGTTTTGGAGGCAGAGTGCCGCGATCCGGATCTGAACAACAGTTGCCAAGGGCGGAAACGCATTCTGATTTCGGTCGTCATTCGTTACTTCGATCTAGTTTGAAAGCTTCTGCTGCAGGACCTGGTACTTGTATAATGgactattttgaaataatagattattatgattattagtAAAAGAAGGATGTAACATTACGGTTTTTGCTTTTATCTTTGCAGCTTCCACTTTGAGTAGATATGGACAGCGTTATGGTGGAGTGGGCATGACTGGTTCTGGTCTACCGTCTAGTCTTACAGGTACTGGTCTTGGAGGAACCGGCTTAGGAGGACCTGGTCTACCGTCTGGATTATCATCCACTGGCCTAAGTGGTTTAACAGGTTCAAGCTTGGTAGGCTCAGGCTTGACAGGTTCAGGACTGGGGACTGGATTATCGGGAACTGGATTGAGCTCAACTCTTGGAGCAGGTTATGGAACTACAGGATTAGGACTACCATCTTATGGCAGTAAATTTGGAACTACAAGACGGAATCGCAGTTTGGATTACTCATCTGATACAGAAGCTACTGCTCCAACAAGAACTCCTTATTATTCTGGATTAAGTGGTTATAGAAGTAGTACTCTTGGAAGAGATATTGGATCGAAGTTTAATTCATTACCGAGAGACGTAAGAGGAACTGGTCAACGGTGAGGTTCAATATTAAGACAATAAGTGTaagtttattcatttaaaaaaaattaaatctctatttttttaaatagattgggGCTGTCAAGACGCGCAGGAAGCGTTCTTCAAGATGAGCCTGAACCTTTATCTTCGAGATTAGACTTACGCTCTTCCAGAGGTATTTcaaagatttatttgtttttttttataattttaattttatatatgtaccatTTTTATCAGTTTTCTATCATTTTTCGTGTTTAATTGATTATGGAAGCAGTCATCCATTAATTAATTGCTAATGTTATgttcaaattaattcaataattggCTATATTGATGATAATTTCGCAGAAGTTAAATTTTTAGACTATTATAACAAGTAAGGTTAGTACtaactgaatatattttttttactctcaaaatttcgatgtttcaaatattatgtGCAGGTCGATTGCCTTCTTCTCCCTCAGTGTTCACTTCTGATGAATATCGCGCGTGGTTATCTCGGGCCCCATCTACAAGTGCGCTGTATGAAACGCTTCGTCCAAGACTGCCTACGCACTACTCCGCCGAAAATATACATGATGCTCTTAAAAACGTAAGATAatagtaacatttaaattttatcattagaaCTGCAGGCTCTCTACTGGTAACAGTGTTTTATTCTGTAAGATATTAATAGAAGATTTGTTGAAGAAATTTTACTTATCTAGAATTATAGTTATTTCAATGTTTAACCTCGTTTTACCGTCATAAGTATActcgtaaattataataagtacaaaattttatgtgtttaagGGATTGCAAAATTCATgcaaaatatagtatttataagtcattattttatattaagcaaataataaattatagcttACACTAAATGTACGCAAAAATTTTTAAAGGAGTTACTAgtggttaattttaattttgtaaagtacatcctttatttatacttatatttttgttatatacttattacaatAATGTTTGGAGCTTTAACATTTTCGATACCAAATTCCAGATGGAAAGTGGCAGCCGCTTTGGTTCATCACTCGGTTTGGCCACTCGTCGAATTGAAAGACCTCGTCATTTACCCGCGCGCTCACTCTCATCCCAGCAGCTTGGTCCTACAGCTGGTGGATCTCCATCAGCTCGACGCGTCAGACAATTGCTCGAATTGGGGTCTAAATTCAGCTGCCCCAACCCTAGCCCTGTACCGACACCTGGCTCAAGGCATCAGCGCCATCTGGATATCAATCCTAATGGTGATAGAATTATGATATgtgttaagaaattataataatgactaaTCAAACTAAAAGTTGTATGCATATAACcataattgtttttacagagtTCCTAAAATACAAAGTCGACAAACCGGGTACAGGAGGGCTTTCTACATCAATGACAGGATTATCACGTATATCTGGAGGAGTTTCTGGGATGCTGTGGGTTCACCTACTCGCTGGTCGAGGTTTGCGTCCAGCACCATCTGGATCTTCACCTGGATCTCCGCCATCTGGACCACTCGCACCACCACAGCCTCCAGTGGCACCCCGTGATCTGTATTGTGTATTAGAGTGCGATCGCGTTCATAAAGCACGTACAGtggtaagtaatttattttacacaagtTACTTATTGTAGttaatcgtaataaataaagtcGTTGCATCAttgtaatgaataattattcaatttgtGCTACTGATAATTGAACAAAAGCAATTGGATTCATACAGATTtattacacaatttattttaatttagaaatggTAGGCAGATTTGCAAATGAGCCTActtgtggtaagtggtcatcaccgcctgtaaaatttaattactgaCCCTTACTGTTGAGAAgttatgtttcttgtgtttttaaatcggaacacaacgatactaagtattgctgtttgacggtaataatatgtaatgagtgtGTGGTATCTACTAAGGCGTGCTTGTACAAAGCCTACTATCAAGTAAAACTGAacgacaaatataataatcaattaataataattttcttatttaattaggtACGAACTGGTGAGCTTCAATTTGATTGGGACGAGTCATTTGAGTTAGAACTTGTTGACAATCGCCAGCTTGACGTATTGGTATACTCCTGGGATCCACAGCACAGGCACAAGCTGTGTTTCCGAGGAGCTATTACATTGCCAGATTTACTAGCTCGTTCTCCATCTCACCAGCTTGCGATAAAAGTAAGATACAGTATATGGTTTAACTTatttatgacattttatttagatattaataagaaaaacattttttgcttGAATAAACTACTATTTTAGATgtctgaattaaattatattattttattagatggAGCCCCGAGGTACTCTCTACATGCGCGTCCGTCATACGGAGCCACACGAGCTGTTTCGTCGTCGACCCGCTGCACCGCGTCTAGCGCCACCACCATTATTCGGTGCAGAGTTGGAGACGGTAGTGGCGCGGGAACTAAGACCACCACACGCACCACCTGTGCCGTTGGTAGTGAGACGGTGTGTGGAAGAGATAGAGAGACGTGGCTTGGATATTATAGGTATGATATTAtcctggaataagctccaaaccttctcctcaaaagggagaggaggccttagcccagcagtgggacattaacaggctgttactactgttACTTATTATCTTTTTATGCATTGAAAACtgatgtattattatttgtattacttaTATTTCCATAAACAGTCCgtttaaatcttttatatgcatataataattttaattaaaggtcTCTATCGATTATGCGGTTCCGCAAACAAAAAGCGTATACTGAGAGAAGCTTTTGAGCGCAACGCTCGTGGTGTAGAACTGACTCCAGACTCAGTTCCTGATATCAACGTTATCACCGGCGTGTTAAAGGATTATTTGACGGAGCTGCCCCAGCCACTGTTTAGCCGTTGCTTATACCAAATGACCTTGGATGCTTTAGGTTCGTTATCCACTTGCTTATAAATGATTCATGTTCctgtactttttaaaaaatcgctGCTTGGTGTTGCCATTAAATAAagtgacatatttatttattgtaacctttattaattaattcaatttttaattgcttaatatAACCCTTAATAGTATggttatattaaacatatatgtcACCAATAAATAACGAATGGTTTCTTTACAGGTGTATGCCTTCCAGATGACAAAGAAGGAAATGCTCGTTTAATGGCATCTATAGTTGAATGTCTGCCTCGTGCTGCTCGCGCTACCTTGGTCTTCCTTCTTGACCATTTGGCCCTGGTAGTGGCTGCCCAAGACCGTAATAAAATGTCACCACAGCATTTGGCAGTTGCAATGGCACCACCTCTAATGCTCCAATCACAACCACCAGCGGAGATGGACTATCAACGTCCGATTCACGTCCTCCAATGCCTCTTACAGATTTGGCCACCTCCGAAACGTTCAGGTAATGTCGTCGTCTGTGTCGCTGCTTTTTtcacgtttttataaatttgcttgattattttatatttttattaacttttcagAAAATATCACTCTTAAtgtttttctttctattttatatattctaaatgttataatatgcTGCTTTTTTGTTACACTTCTCTTTGTAgtaatttaattgtcattttttttgcATTCAACCTAAGattgacaaaataaaactaacacAAATTCTCGTGGTGAGGTTAAAATAAAGATCACATTGGTTAATTAACATCCTACAAATACgacatataataaatgttttacaatcAAAGCAGCTTACACATAAtatgctatatacatatatcatatcaGTTCATTTTGAATCAAAACCACATAATTATActcataatgaatattttatctttgcttgtgcattttgttatttgttgcATGTCGTTATTGTTGTCGTTGTTGTGATTAAACTAAGCGGTACCTTAACGCATGTATGTTTGTAGACAGTTCGGCGCGGCGAGCCAGCAACCGGGCCGCGTGGAAACAGAGTCAGTGCGTCGCCAGTGGCCTCAGCCACCCTGCCCCCaggttcaaatatttattagtatttgtgATGCTAGTTTAGGTTTTAGGTGTTATGACTCTTTGCTACGATGATGACCCGTGTCGAACTGTTTATTGTACTTGGCTTTGAACAGCACTCAGTTTTGctaatatatgtttgtatatatttttttttgttattggaTTCAATGAATTCATGAGTTACTTAATGCgcttaaaatcataatttatacaCTTTTGTTGTAACTTATAGCTCAtctgattattattttgattttgatgtaaattaataaatgaataactaGTCCTGTTATATCTGACCAGGCCGAGTTCCGCCCTCAGTCAGTCCATATCGGCATCAAGCGGGAGCATCAGCAGCATCTCCGCCGCCAGCTCTCTCGGCTCGGCCCGTGGCCGACCGCTCGCCGCCCGCACATGTATGTATTtcgtaagatttttatattttatcaatacaacCATAACGATTAACTTCTTTTCGCTTTCAGGTTCTCTCATCAGTCAGGGCCGGCCAATATCGTCCGCAGTCGCCTCTTCGAGGCCCTCTGCCCGCTCCGCCTCGCTCCCGTC
This window encodes:
- the LOC126768615 gene encoding rho GTPase-activating protein 100F; translated protein: MQWRKLTRLKSSPGGQSRARRMLCCGRRKENGRAAPDLTASPGRAPPGPPQPSRANHAPPCVLQPDFRKVSGVSNEIFRQIEMVENDHDATTAAALEAVERRGEMIVRILELRQVGRNNIEAAKKFFSLQDARHIVQLVEIVKRPGQTLGLYIREGDGGARTDGVFISRIALESAVYNSGCLKVGDEILAVNLVDVRRMSLDDVVIIMSIPRRLLLCTRQRKGKSGPGSPSLPRPEHKPPPVVVLKRDCRDDDDRDRDRVDGLYSQHGTLRSTGGPGSSVRPVGDGREERSRMQLGALSPDSTPLDLYYNSRPPSDHSTWSYRPPPPVITEQPKSSATHFVPYERSYPNTLESLAEKVHSFYPETGSTRFGGRVPRSGSEQQLPRAETHSDFGRHSLLRSSLKASAAGPASTLSRYGQRYGGVGMTGSGLPSSLTGTGLGGTGLGGPGLPSGLSSTGLSGLTGSSLVGSGLTGSGLGTGLSGTGLSSTLGAGYGTTGLGLPSYGSKFGTTRRNRSLDYSSDTEATAPTRTPYYSGLSGYRSSTLGRDIGSKFNSLPRDVRGTGQRLGLSRRAGSVLQDEPEPLSSRLDLRSSRGRLPSSPSVFTSDEYRAWLSRAPSTSALYETLRPRLPTHYSAENIHDALKNMESGSRFGSSLGLATRRIERPRHLPARSLSSQQLGPTAGGSPSARRVRQLLELGSKFSCPNPSPVPTPGSRHQRHLDINPNEFLKYKVDKPGTGGLSTSMTGLSRISGGVSGMLWVHLLAGRGLRPAPSGSSPGSPPSGPLAPPQPPVAPRDLYCVLECDRVHKARTVVRTGELQFDWDESFELELVDNRQLDVLVYSWDPQHRHKLCFRGAITLPDLLARSPSHQLAIKMEPRGTLYMRVRHTEPHELFRRRPAAPRLAPPPLFGAELETVVARELRPPHAPPVPLVVRRCVEEIERRGLDIIGLYRLCGSANKKRILREAFERNARGVELTPDSVPDINVITGVLKDYLTELPQPLFSRCLYQMTLDALGVCLPDDKEGNARLMASIVECLPRAARATLVFLLDHLALVVAAQDRNKMSPQHLAVAMAPPLMLQSQPPAEMDYQRPIHVLQCLLQIWPPPKRSVRRGEPATGPRGNRVSASPVASATLPPGRVPPSVSPYRHQAGASAASPPPALSARPVADRSPPAHVLSSVRAGQYRPQSPLRGPLPAPPRSRQVTVSSPGSPSSSSGSHSPADTIKHGGSVSSILRQPERASSPRSSPRHSPRASPRESPRNTPRDSTPRATTPREFVSREMREGTSREGTPREGPSREGTPREGGSRESPRSAIPGTSAGLAVTLNSGAPSPRYSSTNPFLQQYDAEEEAEAWRAADIFSSTSTHT